One Arvicanthis niloticus isolate mArvNil1 chromosome 3, mArvNil1.pat.X, whole genome shotgun sequence DNA segment encodes these proteins:
- the LOC143441780 gene encoding uncharacterized protein LOC143441780, with protein sequence MVKEWSTEKALQFKHTQVHNTETKNLQVENCENSTLKSILEVTWKCRKDSLISEQKKRNQPKHQASLQVCVLKFLYHHFLTSSRGGNSGQLLHLSRKKELYIAFELQSRVLGLFPKAQLSPWRPDSMRTKLYEQKSSVVLGRLCVSDFT encoded by the exons ATGGTAAAGGAGTGGAGCACAGAAAAGGCTCTTCAGTTCAAG cacacacaagtacataacACAGAAACCAAGAACCTGCAAGTTGAGAATTGTGAAAACTCTACATTGAAAAGCATTTTGGAAGTTACCTGGAAATGCAGAAAGGATTCACTTATTTCTGAGCAGAAAAAGCGAAATCAGCCAAAGCACCAG GCCAGTTTGCAAGTTTGTGTACTCAAGTTCCTGTACCATCACTTCCTGACATCATCAAGGGGAGGAAACAGTGGCCAACTTCTGCATCtctcaaggaagaaagaactcTACATAGCATTTGAACTTCAAAGCAGGGTCTTAGGGCTCTTCCCAAAGGCTCAACTTTCACCTTGGAGACCTGACAGCATGAGAACAAAACTCTATGAGCAAAAATCCAGTGTTGTGTTGGGAAGATTGTGTGTCAGTGATTTTACCTGA